One genomic region from Lusitaniella coriacea LEGE 07157 encodes:
- a CDS encoding aromatic ring-hydroxylating oxygenase subunit alpha has protein sequence MNQTKNKKSFTAIKIFNNGEIVAKGWYIACKSAEIPNKKAKSLEICGQKIVIFRGTDGKTRALEAYYPHLGTDLGIGKVEGNQIRCFFHHWQFNEEGNCTQIPCQSSIPSKAKLQAYATEEKYGFIWIYPDKIAPQSVAEFDEFKGKSIIAIPDKAFERNCHHHICMMNGIDAQHLQTVHKININMDLILEQNSEENQINFTLRGQFPSTTLREKIGRKLLGESYEYTMRYADGCLGLLTIMKNVKLFPPLHMIYAYTPMASGRTRIQPIYIAQKRKGLFGWFVTQFLLLCTRLAYYALRGEDGQIYDNIRFNPNAILKIDTPLVKYMEYVNKLEISMWSHNLINE, from the coding sequence ATGAATCAAACTAAAAATAAAAAATCTTTTACTGCCATAAAAATCTTCAATAATGGGGAGATCGTTGCTAAAGGTTGGTACATTGCTTGTAAAAGCGCAGAAATCCCTAACAAGAAAGCAAAATCCTTGGAAATTTGCGGACAAAAAATTGTTATTTTTCGCGGTACAGACGGCAAAACTCGCGCATTAGAGGCTTACTATCCGCACCTCGGAACCGATTTAGGAATTGGAAAAGTCGAAGGCAACCAAATTCGCTGCTTTTTTCACCATTGGCAATTCAATGAAGAAGGAAACTGCACCCAGATTCCCTGTCAATCCTCCATCCCCTCAAAAGCAAAACTACAAGCCTATGCGACAGAAGAAAAATATGGCTTTATTTGGATTTATCCAGACAAAATTGCACCGCAAAGCGTAGCCGAATTTGACGAATTCAAAGGTAAATCAATCATTGCTATTCCAGACAAAGCTTTTGAGCGCAATTGCCACCATCACATTTGTATGATGAATGGAATTGATGCACAACATTTACAAACCGTGCATAAAATTAATATCAATATGGATTTGATTCTAGAGCAGAATTCAGAAGAAAACCAGATTAACTTCACACTACGAGGTCAATTTCCTAGCACCACTCTACGGGAAAAAATTGGACGCAAGCTTTTAGGAGAAAGTTATGAATATACCATGCGTTATGCCGATGGCTGCTTGGGATTATTAACCATCATGAAAAATGTCAAGCTTTTCCCGCCATTGCACATGATTTATGCCTATACACCTATGGCATCTGGGAGAACTCGCATACAACCAATTTACATCGCTCAAAAACGAAAAGGGTTATTTGGGTGGTTTGTGACTCAATTTTTATTACTCTGCACTCGTCTTGCTTATTACGCCTTGCGAGGAGAAGACGGGCAAATATACGACAACATTCGTTTTAATCCCAATGCCATTTTGAAAATTGACACCCCTCTCGTTAAATATATGGAATACGTTAATAAACTAGAAATATCAATGTGGTCACATAACTTAATCAATGAGTAA
- a CDS encoding aromatic ring-hydroxylating dioxygenase subunit alpha — protein sequence MQFEDFWYVVALSQELKPNAVLSRTVLGEWLAIFRGDNGEAVALQDRCLHRNSRLSRGNVRQGMLSCPYHGWVYDKQGKVVSVPSEGDDHFNPLIEQIDIGSEECTTKAYRHKRCAKKYETREQEGYVYVRLAANPSEEFQPFSMPYYGKPGWETVRVINHFQNTVINCAENFIDIPHTVSVHPGIFRTSRKQKLEMTVERKNGAVLVKYQKETNNLGWYARFLNPKKNEIKHTDSFYMPNVTSVEYNMGNRRRLFITSQSIPETEDSTLVYTDVTFNYGIWNKIARPFVRWTAQKIIRQDIEALAIQGEAIKKYGTQFANTPADTIHVFVESIFNQIARKKDPRILPNRSVRVSFWV from the coding sequence ATGCAATTTGAAGATTTTTGGTATGTGGTGGCGTTGAGTCAGGAATTAAAACCGAACGCCGTTCTCAGTCGTACTGTATTAGGGGAGTGGCTGGCGATATTCCGAGGAGATAATGGAGAAGCTGTTGCATTACAAGATCGATGTTTGCACAGAAATAGTCGCCTTTCACGGGGAAATGTTCGTCAGGGAATGTTGTCGTGTCCCTATCACGGTTGGGTGTACGATAAGCAGGGAAAAGTTGTTTCCGTTCCTTCAGAAGGAGACGATCATTTTAATCCTTTAATCGAACAAATAGATATTGGTTCTGAAGAATGTACAACTAAAGCGTATCGACACAAACGCTGTGCGAAAAAATACGAAACGCGGGAACAAGAGGGTTATGTTTACGTTCGGTTGGCTGCCAATCCCAGCGAAGAATTTCAACCCTTTTCTATGCCGTATTACGGTAAACCCGGTTGGGAAACAGTACGAGTTATCAATCATTTCCAGAACACTGTTATTAACTGTGCGGAGAATTTCATTGATATTCCCCATACGGTTAGCGTTCATCCCGGAATTTTCCGTACATCTCGCAAGCAAAAATTAGAGATGACTGTCGAACGGAAAAATGGTGCCGTTTTGGTGAAATACCAGAAGGAAACCAATAACTTGGGATGGTATGCCAGATTCTTAAATCCCAAGAAAAATGAAATTAAGCATACAGATAGTTTTTATATGCCCAATGTAACCAGTGTTGAGTATAACATGGGCAATCGCCGAAGGCTATTTATTACCAGTCAGTCAATTCCTGAAACAGAAGATTCAACATTAGTTTATACCGATGTAACTTTCAATTACGGTATATGGAATAAAATTGCACGTCCATTTGTTCGTTGGACGGCACAAAAAATTATTCGACAAGATATAGAAGCATTGGCAATTCAGGGAGAAGCGATCAAAAAGTATGGGACGCAGTTTGCCAATACACCTGCGGATACAATTCATGTTTTTGTGGAATCCATTTTCAATCAAATTGCCAGGAAAAAAGACCCTAGGATACTGCCAAATCGATCGGTTCGCGTCAGCTTTTGGGTTTGA
- a CDS encoding SDR family oxidoreductase encodes MERLKGQAALVTGSSSGIGAAVAKCFAAEGAKVVVNYASSSEEAEEVVEEIVADGGDAIAVQADVSQEDQVQSLFAKMFEAYGTIDILVNNAGVQQDSDFVDMTLEQWNTVISINLTGQFLCSREAVKEFLRRGIPSYSRAAGKIICMSSVHEIIPWAGHCNYAASKGGVMLLMQSMAQELAHKKIRINSLGPGAIKTPINQDSWDTPEAKEELLKLIPYNRIGVPEDIGKAAVWLASEESDYVHGITLFVDGGMTLYPGFATGGG; translated from the coding sequence ATGGAACGTCTAAAAGGACAAGCCGCGTTGGTAACGGGATCGAGTTCGGGGATTGGTGCGGCAGTGGCGAAATGTTTTGCAGCAGAAGGGGCAAAGGTCGTCGTTAACTACGCTAGTAGTTCTGAAGAAGCGGAGGAAGTGGTAGAAGAGATCGTTGCTGATGGGGGGGACGCGATCGCGGTTCAAGCGGATGTAAGCCAAGAAGACCAGGTACAAAGCCTTTTCGCCAAAATGTTTGAGGCGTATGGAACCATTGACATCCTTGTCAATAATGCTGGGGTGCAACAAGATTCTGATTTTGTTGATATGACTCTCGAACAGTGGAATACGGTCATTAGCATCAATCTCACCGGACAATTTCTCTGTTCTCGCGAAGCGGTTAAAGAATTTCTTCGTCGCGGCATTCCTAGCTATTCTCGTGCGGCGGGAAAAATCATCTGTATGAGTTCGGTACACGAAATCATTCCTTGGGCGGGACATTGCAACTATGCGGCATCGAAGGGGGGTGTTATGCTGTTGATGCAGAGTATGGCGCAGGAACTCGCACACAAGAAAATTCGCATTAATAGCCTTGGCCCTGGGGCAATTAAAACCCCCATTAACCAAGATTCTTGGGACACTCCCGAAGCGAAAGAAGAATTGCTCAAGCTCATTCCCTACAATCGGATTGGCGTTCCTGAAGATATTGGCAAAGCGGCGGTTTGGTTAGCTTCTGAAGAATCGGACTACGTTCACGGCATAACTCTTTTTGTTGATGGTGGAATGACCCTTTATCCGGGTTTTGCGACGGGGGGAGGGTAG
- a CDS encoding 2Fe-2S iron-sulfur cluster binding domain-containing protein — MSNKKYLVGFPETNFSSLALEQNAQLSEYLTVQNSPLLFGCRTGICGTCLVEVEGDIIPPSSEEREVLEVLAPGNKKARLACQIKLTGDLKISTLNS; from the coding sequence ATGAGTAATAAAAAATATCTTGTTGGTTTTCCAGAAACAAATTTTTCTTCTCTAGCCTTAGAACAGAATGCTCAACTTTCCGAGTATCTCACCGTACAAAATTCACCGCTTCTTTTCGGCTGTCGCACGGGAATTTGCGGAACCTGTTTGGTAGAAGTTGAAGGAGATATTATACCGCCCAGCAGTGAGGAACGAGAAGTGTTAGAAGTGCTAGCACCCGGAAATAAAAAAGCGAGGTTAGCGTGTCAAATTAAACTCACTGGCGATCTTAAAATTTCAACCTTGAACAGTTAA
- a CDS encoding glycoside hydrolase 100 family protein: protein MNDLIESAWQLLEKSIISYQGRPVGTLAACNSEKTGLNYDQCFTRDFAVSAIAFLLRGQTEIVRNFLTTTLELQSCQKQMDCFTPGQGLMPASFKITCDEGEEGLGADFGERAIARVAPVDSGFWWLLILRAYVKASDDLDLARKPEFQKGIKLILDLCLTARFAMLPTLLVPDGSFTIDRRMGVYGHPLDVQTLFYLALRSAKELLAPEDDYIEVVNLRLGHLTYHLRTYYWLDFARLNEIYHYKVEQFGKDANNKFNIYPDTIPDWLSTWIPDTGGYLAGNLGPARIDFRWFAQGNLMAILGSLASEEQAQGIMNLIEQRSSDLLGQMPLKMCFPALKGRDWQVLTGSDAKNIPWSYHNSGSWPFLLWELAGAAIKTGHEELAQRAVEIAIQRLPQQDWPEYYDGQEGRLVGKSARKFQTWTIAGFLAAQELLENPQKVEIVCFAEDTGVKACST from the coding sequence ATGAACGATTTAATTGAATCCGCTTGGCAACTGTTGGAAAAGTCGATTATTTCCTATCAAGGTCGTCCGGTGGGAACCCTTGCTGCTTGCAATTCCGAAAAGACTGGCTTGAATTACGATCAGTGTTTTACCCGCGATTTTGCGGTTTCCGCGATCGCGTTTCTCCTGCGAGGACAAACCGAGATCGTGCGAAACTTCCTCACCACAACCCTTGAGCTTCAAAGTTGCCAGAAGCAAATGGATTGTTTTACACCGGGTCAAGGGTTAATGCCTGCCAGTTTCAAAATCACTTGTGATGAGGGAGAGGAGGGGTTGGGGGCTGATTTTGGAGAGCGCGCGATCGCGCGAGTTGCCCCAGTCGATTCTGGTTTTTGGTGGTTATTAATATTGCGAGCCTACGTCAAAGCCAGTGACGACCTAGATTTAGCCCGTAAGCCCGAATTCCAAAAGGGCATCAAATTAATCTTAGATTTGTGCTTAACGGCGCGTTTTGCAATGTTGCCCACCCTACTCGTCCCCGACGGTTCCTTTACAATCGATCGGCGAATGGGCGTTTACGGGCATCCTTTAGATGTTCAAACCTTGTTTTACCTCGCTTTGCGCTCCGCAAAAGAGCTACTCGCCCCCGAAGACGATTATATTGAAGTGGTTAACCTGCGCTTGGGTCATCTCACCTATCACCTTCGCACCTACTACTGGCTTGATTTCGCGCGTCTCAACGAAATTTATCACTACAAAGTCGAACAATTTGGCAAAGATGCCAACAACAAATTCAATATCTATCCCGATACCATTCCCGATTGGCTGTCAACCTGGATACCCGATACAGGAGGCTACCTTGCGGGCAATTTGGGGCCGGCACGGATCGATTTTCGTTGGTTTGCTCAGGGCAATTTAATGGCAATTCTAGGATCTTTGGCAAGCGAAGAACAAGCCCAAGGAATTATGAATTTAATTGAGCAACGATCCTCCGATCTACTGGGACAAATGCCTCTAAAAATGTGCTTTCCCGCGTTAAAAGGTCGAGATTGGCAGGTTTTGACGGGTTCCGATGCGAAAAATATTCCTTGGTCGTACCACAATAGTGGAAGTTGGCCTTTCTTACTCTGGGAATTGGCAGGCGCGGCAATTAAAACCGGACATGAAGAACTCGCTCAACGGGCTGTAGAGATCGCAATTCAGCGCTTGCCGCAACAGGATTGGCCCGAATACTACGACGGGCAAGAGGGTCGTCTTGTGGGGAAATCTGCCCGAAAATTCCAAACCTGGACAATTGCGGGTTTTCTCGCTGCTCAAGAACTCTTGGAAAATCCCCAAAAGGTCGAAATAGTCTGCTTTGCAGAGGATACAGGAGTTAAGGCTTGTTCGACTTAG